One stretch of Tepidibacter hydrothermalis DNA includes these proteins:
- the accC gene encoding acetyl-CoA carboxylase biotin carboxylase subunit, whose translation MIKKLLIANRGEIAVRIIRTCKEMGIKTVAIYSQADKESLHRYMADESICIGPNKISESYNNIDNIIYLAMKMKCDAIHPGFGFLSENSTFAKKCIENNITFIGPKYEQIDKMGDKSTARDTMIQANVPVVPGSKGIISNIKDAIETSKEIGYPVLVKASSGGGGKGMRVANDEEELVANFDIAKAEALSSFGNDEMYLEKYVKNPRHIEVQVFGDSFGNVVHFGDRDCSMQRRNQKVIEECRSPYLDEKTRNELYDAAVKATKSVDYIGAGTVEFIVDKDRNFYFIEMNTRIQVEHPISEMITGIDLIKLQILIASGEKIPYSQEDIKFNGHAIECRINAEDAFNDFRPCPGTIESIHVPGGLGVRFDSFVYGGYTIPPLYDSMIGKLICWANDREECINRMKRALDELIIEGVESNVEFQKKLMASEVFIKDEHHTKFIENEFMNK comes from the coding sequence ATGATAAAAAAGTTACTTATTGCAAATAGAGGGGAAATAGCTGTTAGAATAATAAGAACATGTAAAGAAATGGGTATAAAGACTGTTGCTATATATTCTCAAGCAGATAAAGAATCTCTACACAGATATATGGCAGATGAATCTATATGCATAGGTCCTAATAAGATAAGTGAGAGTTACAATAATATAGATAATATAATATATTTAGCTATGAAAATGAAATGCGATGCAATTCATCCAGGATTTGGATTTTTATCTGAGAACTCTACTTTCGCTAAAAAATGTATAGAGAATAATATTACATTTATAGGTCCAAAGTATGAACAAATAGACAAAATGGGTGATAAATCAACAGCTAGAGATACTATGATACAAGCTAATGTACCTGTTGTTCCGGGATCAAAAGGGATAATTTCAAATATAAAAGATGCAATTGAAACATCTAAAGAAATTGGATATCCTGTTCTTGTAAAAGCTTCAAGTGGAGGTGGAGGTAAAGGAATGAGAGTTGCTAATGATGAAGAAGAATTAGTAGCTAATTTCGATATAGCCAAAGCTGAAGCATTATCTTCATTTGGAAATGATGAGATGTATTTAGAAAAATATGTAAAAAATCCTAGACATATAGAGGTACAAGTCTTTGGAGATTCATTTGGAAATGTGGTTCATTTTGGAGATAGAGATTGTTCTATGCAAAGAAGAAATCAAAAAGTTATAGAAGAATGTCGTTCTCCGTATTTAGACGAAAAGACTAGAAATGAATTATATGATGCTGCTGTAAAAGCAACAAAATCTGTAGATTATATAGGTGCTGGAACTGTTGAATTTATAGTCGATAAGGATAGAAATTTCTATTTTATAGAAATGAATACTAGAATACAAGTAGAGCATCCTATTAGTGAAATGATAACTGGAATTGATTTGATAAAATTACAAATATTAATAGCATCTGGAGAAAAGATTCCTTATTCGCAGGAAGATATAAAGTTTAACGGTCATGCAATAGAATGTAGAATAAATGCTGAAGATGCATTTAATGACTTTAGACCTTGTCCTGGTACAATAGAATCTATTCATGTTCCTGGAGGGCTTGGAGTAAGGTTTGATAGTTTTGTATATGGGGGATATACTATACCACCTTTATATGATTCTATGATAGGGAAACTTATATGTTGGGCAAATGATAGGGAAGAATGTATAAATAGAATGAAAAGAGCATTAGATGAATTAATTATAGAAGGTGTAGAAAGTAATGTTGAATTTCAGAAAAAATTAATGGCAAGTGAAGTTTTTATAAAGGATGAACACCATACCAAATTTATAGAAAATGAATTTATGAATAAATAA
- the accB gene encoding acetyl-CoA carboxylase biotin carboxyl carrier protein, translating into MNINEIKELIMAIDKTSINKFDIEMNDLKLSIQKGDITTTDSVPSIKDEAKKEIITTDNEEIKKIETDDNTYIVNAPIMGTFYSAASPESGNFVNVGDKVKNGDTLCILEAMKLMNEIECDVDGEIIEVLVENEELVEYDQPLFKIKVNG; encoded by the coding sequence ATGAATATAAATGAAATCAAAGAATTAATTATGGCAATAGATAAAACTAGTATAAATAAATTTGATATAGAAATGAATGATTTAAAATTATCTATACAAAAAGGTGATATTACTACTACAGATAGTGTACCTAGTATAAAAGATGAAGCTAAAAAAGAAATAATAACAACTGACAATGAAGAAATTAAAAAAATTGAAACTGATGATAATACATATATAGTAAATGCTCCTATAATGGGGACTTTTTATTCAGCTGCAAGCCCTGAAAGTGGTAATTTTGTTAATGTTGGAGATAAAGTTAAAAATGGAGATACACTGTGTATTCTTGAAGCTATGAAGCTTATGAACGAAATAGAGTGTGATGTTGATGGAGAAATTATAGAGGTATTAGTAGAAAATGAAGAATTAGTTGAATACGATCAACCTTTATTTAAGATTAAAGTTAACGGATAA